From Patulibacter sp. SYSU D01012:
GACGTCGACGCGCTCGTCGCCGCGGTCCGCGAGGCCGCCGGGCGGATCGACGTGCTCGTCGTCAACGCCGGCGGCGGCTCCTTCGCGCCGCTCGGGCAGATCACCGAGCAGCAGTACCGCGAGACGTTCGACTCCAACGTCCTCGGCACGCTGCTGACGGTGCAGGGCGCGCTGCCGCTGCTCGCGGACGGGGCCTCGGTCGTCCTCCTCAGTTCGGACTCGTCGGCGGTCGGTGGCGCCGCGTTCAGCGTCTACGCGGCGTCGAAGGCCGCGATCCGCAACTTCGCCCGCTCCTGGGCGCTCGACCTGAAGGACCGCGCCATCCGCGTCAACGCCCTCTCCCCCGGACCCACGCGCACGCCGGGCCTGGTGGGGCTGGCGCCCGAGGGGCAGGGCGAGGGCCTGCTGGGCGCGCTCGCCGCCGAGATCCCGCTCGGCCGCGTCGCCGATCCGTCCGAGATCGCCGGCGCCGCCCTCTTCCTCGCGTCGCCGGACGCGAGCTTCGTCAACGGCGCCGAGCTGTTCGCCGACGGCGGGCGCACCCAGGTCTGAGCCGCGCCGCAAGGGCCGATGAGTTCCGGGGCGTCCGGGCGTCTCTCCCTGCGACACCGTCCGTCCCACCCCCGGAGACTCGCCATGCCCCCTGCCGACCACCCCGCCCGCTCGTTCATCCTGAGCCTGCCCGTCGCCGACGTCTCCCGCAGCCGGGAGTTCTTCGGCCGGGTCGGCTTCGCGTTCGACCCGCGGTTCGCGGACGGCGACTCCGCGCTGATGACCGTCGCGGAGCACACGTCGGTGATGCTGCACCGCCGCGAGCGCTTCGCCGAGTTCTCCAAGCGGCCGCTCGCCGATCCCACGACGCACGCGCTGGCCATCCCGTGCCTGGTCTTGGCCAGCCGCGGCGACGTCGACACGCTGGTGGACGCCGCGCTTGCGGCGGGCGGCACCGTCGCGGACGAGCCCGAGGACCTGGGATTCATGTACTCCCGGGCGTTCTTCGACCCCGACGGTCACGGCTGGCAGGTGATGTGGGCGGCGGAGGAGGACGCCTGACGCCGAGAAGCGCCGCGGTCGCGGGTGGCGGCGGGCCGGCCGGATCGGGGGCGCCGCCCCGGGGCGCTCACGCCCAGGGGTCGGGCCCCCGCTCCGTGTCCCCGCCCTGCGGCTTTCGGCCCCCGACGCACAGCAGGTCGAGACCGTCCGGACCGGCCGCGAAGGAGCGCCAGACGGCCGGCGCGACGCGGAGCGCGTCCCACGTCTCCAGGGGGACGGTCTCGTCGTCGAGGCGCGCCCGGCCGCCACCGCCCACGACGACGTAGAGCTCCTCCTGCTCGCGGTGCCGGTGCGTGAACGGCATGTGGGCTTCCGGACCGTAGGTGAAGCGGCTGACGCCGAGCTCGGGCGACCCGAGCGCCTGACGGGCCATGCGCCACTGCATCGGCGCACCCGCCGGGCTGACGTCCCGCAGCCGCTCGAAGTTCGTCTTGGTCCAGTCCGGCACGCGGCGCCTCCGTCGGTGGGCTCGGCGGCACCATAGCGCCACATCCCGTCGCGCTGGGCGGGACGGCCGTGGTCTTCGCCATGATGCGGTCATGGGCTGGAACGGCATGCTCGGGCTCGTCCGCGGCACGACGGTGGACGAGCTCGCGGCGATCGGGATGACGCCCATCGGCGACCCGGTCGACGCCGAGACGGGACTGAGCGCGTCGGCGGAGGCGTACGTCGTGCAGCAGCACGGACCCGA
This genomic window contains:
- a CDS encoding SDR family oxidoreductase, yielding MQQVLAGKVAVVTGGTSGIGLAIATRYAAEGARLFITGRRQEALDAAVAAIDGDVTGVRADAASAADVDALVAAVREAAGRIDVLVVNAGGGSFAPLGQITEQQYRETFDSNVLGTLLTVQGALPLLADGASVVLLSSDSSAVGGAAFSVYAASKAAIRNFARSWALDLKDRAIRVNALSPGPTRTPGLVGLAPEGQGEGLLGALAAEIPLGRVADPSEIAGAALFLASPDASFVNGAELFADGGRTQV
- a CDS encoding VOC family protein, whose protein sequence is MPPADHPARSFILSLPVADVSRSREFFGRVGFAFDPRFADGDSALMTVAEHTSVMLHRRERFAEFSKRPLADPTTHALAIPCLVLASRGDVDTLVDAALAAGGTVADEPEDLGFMYSRAFFDPDGHGWQVMWAAEEDA
- a CDS encoding cupin domain-containing protein, translated to MPDWTKTNFERLRDVSPAGAPMQWRMARQALGSPELGVSRFTYGPEAHMPFTHRHREQEELYVVVGGGGRARLDDETVPLETWDALRVAPAVWRSFAAGPDGLDLLCVGGRKPQGGDTERGPDPWA